Proteins found in one Aquibium microcysteis genomic segment:
- a CDS encoding multidrug effflux MFS transporter has protein sequence MNAPLSRPPVVMSERRVGLIGALMVSVGPVSMALYTPAMPEIVHAFGSTEAAVKLSLSLYFAGFALSQLVCGPLSDGFGRKPVVLGFMTIYLIASLVALVAPSVEILIAARFFQGVGSAVGVAISRALIRDLFHDDRAARIMNLQAIVLAVGPAFSPTIGGLIMIAAGWHAIFLAMVALGVVVVLVVQFGLSETVPRDMSRIRPAALAKSYATLFGSPYFVLCSLVIAGTVGSLYTLATVLPFLLMERVGLSATEFGLGMLLQSGSFFTGSLIVRRCLQLMPASRLVPFGLACVAVACILLAVLLRMAPPTFLSVMAPVGLFAFGIAFIMPAMMVASIAPFPHIAGAASSISGFMQMAGGLVGGTAAAMIGEPVTAAATVIPAMGFMAILSWLVWRLLPEPPSIPRFPA, from the coding sequence GTGAACGCACCTCTGTCCCGCCCGCCCGTCGTGATGAGCGAACGCCGCGTCGGCCTGATCGGCGCGCTGATGGTGTCTGTCGGTCCGGTGTCGATGGCGCTCTACACGCCGGCGATGCCGGAGATCGTGCATGCCTTCGGCAGCACCGAGGCGGCTGTGAAACTCAGCCTGTCGCTCTATTTCGCGGGCTTCGCGCTGTCGCAGCTCGTGTGCGGTCCGCTCTCGGACGGTTTCGGCCGCAAGCCGGTCGTGCTGGGCTTCATGACGATCTACCTGATCGCCAGCCTCGTGGCGCTGGTGGCGCCGTCGGTCGAGATCCTGATCGCGGCCCGCTTCTTCCAGGGGGTCGGATCGGCCGTCGGCGTGGCGATCTCGCGGGCGCTGATCCGCGACCTGTTCCACGACGACCGGGCGGCGCGCATCATGAATCTCCAGGCGATCGTGCTCGCCGTCGGTCCGGCCTTCTCGCCCACCATCGGCGGCCTCATCATGATCGCCGCCGGCTGGCACGCGATCTTTCTCGCCATGGTGGCGCTGGGCGTGGTCGTCGTGCTGGTGGTCCAATTCGGCCTCAGTGAGACGGTGCCGCGCGACATGTCGCGGATCCGGCCCGCGGCCCTGGCGAAATCCTACGCGACGCTGTTCGGCAGTCCCTACTTCGTGCTGTGCAGCCTCGTCATAGCGGGCACTGTCGGCTCGCTCTACACGCTGGCCACGGTGCTGCCCTTCCTGCTCATGGAACGGGTCGGCCTGTCGGCGACCGAGTTCGGGCTCGGCATGCTGCTGCAGTCCGGAAGCTTCTTCACAGGCTCGCTGATCGTGCGCCGTTGCCTGCAGCTGATGCCGGCGTCGCGGCTGGTCCCTTTCGGCCTCGCCTGCGTCGCCGTCGCCTGCATCCTGCTCGCCGTGCTGCTGCGCATGGCGCCGCCGACATTCCTGTCGGTGATGGCACCGGTCGGGCTCTTCGCCTTCGGCATCGCCTTCATCATGCCGGCGATGATGGTGGCCTCCATCGCGCCGTTTCCGCACATCGCCGGCGCCGCCTCCTCGATCTCCGGGTTCATGCAGATGGCCGGCGGTCTGGTCGGCGGCACGGCGGCGGCGATGATCGGCGAGCCGGTGACGGCCGCCGCCACCGTCATTCCCGCCATGGGGTTCATGGCGATCCTGTCCTGGCTGGTCTGGCGCCTGCTGCCGGAGCCGCCGTCGATTCCGCGCTTCCCGGCATGA
- a CDS encoding site-2 protease family protein, translating into MKWSFPIGHIAGSELRIHLTFFLLLLWIGIAAYRSGGTAAAVDGIAFIVAVFACVVLHEFGHALAARRYGIRTPRITLLPIGGVAELERMPEKPSEEIVVALAGPAVNVVIAAILILVLGAQVSGDTVAAMENPSAGFLARLASVNVVLVLFNLIPAFPMDGGRVLRALLATRYSRVRATEIAGAVGQIAAFGFGFLGLVGGNPLLIFVAIFVYLAATAETQAIGLQDAARSVTIREAMITSFETLGPDATLQDAGDALLRTTQHEFPVVDGAGRLRGILTRSALVQGLAQGGPGTPVLDVMTTDIPTLAEGGSLTEALAALQTGRPPAVAIVGADRRLVGYVTFENVSELMMLRAAVASR; encoded by the coding sequence ATGAAATGGTCATTCCCGATCGGACACATCGCCGGCAGCGAACTGCGGATCCACCTGACCTTCTTCCTGCTGCTGCTCTGGATCGGCATCGCCGCCTACCGGAGCGGCGGCACGGCTGCGGCCGTCGATGGCATCGCCTTCATCGTCGCGGTCTTCGCCTGCGTCGTCCTGCACGAATTCGGCCATGCGCTGGCGGCACGCCGCTATGGCATCCGTACCCCGCGCATCACGCTCCTGCCGATCGGCGGCGTCGCCGAACTGGAACGGATGCCGGAAAAGCCGTCCGAGGAAATCGTCGTGGCGCTGGCCGGGCCGGCGGTCAACGTCGTCATCGCCGCGATCCTGATCCTCGTGCTCGGCGCGCAGGTCTCCGGCGACACGGTGGCCGCCATGGAGAACCCCTCGGCCGGCTTCCTCGCGCGGCTCGCCTCGGTCAACGTCGTGCTCGTGCTCTTCAACCTGATCCCGGCCTTCCCGATGGACGGAGGCCGCGTCCTGCGCGCGCTGCTGGCCACGCGCTATTCCCGCGTCCGCGCGACCGAGATCGCCGGCGCGGTCGGCCAGATCGCCGCCTTCGGCTTCGGGTTCCTCGGCCTCGTCGGCGGCAACCCGCTGCTGATCTTCGTGGCGATCTTCGTCTATCTCGCGGCCACCGCCGAGACGCAGGCGATCGGCCTGCAGGATGCGGCCCGGTCGGTGACCATCCGCGAGGCGATGATCACCAGCTTCGAGACGCTCGGTCCCGACGCGACGCTCCAGGACGCCGGCGACGCCTTGCTGCGCACGACGCAGCACGAGTTCCCGGTGGTCGATGGTGCCGGTCGCCTGCGCGGCATCCTCACCCGTTCGGCGCTGGTGCAGGGGCTCGCCCAGGGCGGCCCCGGCACGCCCGTCCTCGACGTCATGACGACGGACATCCCCACCCTCGCCGAGGGCGGCAGCCTGACGGAGGCGCTCGCCGCCCTGCAGACCGGGCGCCCGCCGGCCGTCGCCATCGTCGGCGCGGACCGCCGGCTGGTCGGCTACGTGACCTTCGAGAACGTGAGCGAACTGATGATGCTGCGCGCGGCGGTCGCTTCCCGCTGA
- a CDS encoding putative bifunctional diguanylate cyclase/phosphodiesterase, with amino-acid sequence MYRFDPAARRIADPHNATDDETRLRESLVRLASAGERAAAQLGRFDPITGLPTRAQFMDDFAGAVDDGHRSLVLVTLADGRHFNELQRALGHAYSENFIRAGAERLQSLLPPDTVLYHVSLLTFVLFGRETAKPSAPTALVEDIVRAFRPSIVCNNIPIDTRAGVGLAAMTPGAAPGEVLRAALAAAQESRKGFDGWAVYDRGSDAAQMRAFRLLSDLPGALRGEGQFALHFQPRIAMQEGVCTGAEALVRWMHPEFGPVPPGEFVPLAEPTALIGSLTRWVVTHGLRAAAHWQANGHDLRLSINVSPRNLEEPHFVDFLHAELNRFDVDPALLELEFTEGALASNAGLMLEQMARLRRLGFQIAIDDFGSGYSNMGTLGALPAQVLKIDRSLLRSLETDRRKQVLVRSIIQLAHALDFEVVAEGIETREAFRLLCGWDCDAGQGYFMSKALALADFDRWYELRGSKQVFYD; translated from the coding sequence ATGTACAGGTTCGATCCCGCGGCCCGGCGCATCGCCGATCCGCACAACGCGACCGACGACGAGACTCGGCTGCGCGAAAGCCTCGTCAGGCTCGCATCGGCCGGCGAGCGCGCGGCCGCGCAGCTCGGACGCTTCGATCCCATCACCGGCCTGCCGACGCGGGCGCAGTTCATGGACGACTTTGCCGGGGCGGTCGACGACGGCCACCGGTCGCTCGTGCTGGTGACGCTCGCCGACGGGCGGCATTTCAACGAGCTGCAGCGCGCCCTCGGACACGCCTACTCGGAGAACTTCATCCGCGCCGGCGCGGAACGACTGCAGTCGCTGCTGCCGCCGGACACGGTGCTCTACCACGTCAGCCTCCTGACCTTCGTGCTGTTCGGACGGGAGACGGCCAAACCGTCGGCCCCGACCGCGCTGGTGGAGGACATCGTGCGGGCTTTCCGGCCGTCGATCGTCTGCAACAACATCCCCATCGATACCCGGGCCGGCGTCGGTCTCGCCGCGATGACCCCCGGCGCAGCGCCGGGCGAGGTTCTGCGCGCAGCGCTGGCGGCGGCTCAGGAGAGCCGCAAGGGCTTCGACGGCTGGGCGGTCTACGACCGCGGTTCCGATGCCGCGCAGATGCGCGCCTTCCGGCTGCTCTCCGACCTGCCTGGCGCGCTGCGCGGCGAGGGACAGTTCGCGCTGCACTTCCAGCCGCGCATCGCCATGCAGGAGGGCGTGTGCACCGGCGCCGAGGCACTGGTGCGGTGGATGCATCCGGAGTTCGGTCCGGTGCCGCCCGGCGAGTTCGTACCCCTGGCGGAACCCACGGCGTTGATCGGTTCGCTGACGCGCTGGGTGGTGACCCACGGCCTGAGGGCCGCGGCGCACTGGCAGGCGAACGGCCACGATCTGAGACTGTCGATCAACGTTTCGCCGCGCAATCTGGAGGAGCCGCATTTCGTCGACTTCCTCCATGCCGAACTCAATCGCTTCGACGTCGACCCCGCCCTGCTGGAACTCGAGTTCACGGAGGGGGCGCTCGCGTCGAACGCGGGCCTGATGCTGGAACAGATGGCGCGGCTGCGGCGGCTCGGGTTCCAGATCGCGATCGACGACTTCGGCAGCGGCTATTCCAACATGGGCACGCTGGGGGCGCTGCCGGCGCAGGTGCTGAAGATCGACAGGTCGCTGCTGCGCTCACTGGAGACGGACCGGCGCAAGCAGGTGCTGGTGCGCTCGATCATCCAGCTCGCCCACGCCCTCGATTTCGAAGTCGTGGCCGAAGGGATCGAGACGCGCGAGGCCTTCAGGCTGCTCTGCGGCTGGGACTGCGACGCGGGGCAGGGCTACTTCATGAGCAAGGCGCTGGCGCTCGCCGATTTCGACCGCTGGTACGAGCTGCGCGGCAGCAAGCAGGTCTTCTACGACTGA
- a CDS encoding LysR family transcriptional regulator, giving the protein MNWDDVRIFLAVARAGQILGAARRLELNHATVSRRVAALEDSLKTKLFRRLTTGSELTQAGERFLAVAERMEADMIAARAELAGEGDAVSGIVRIGAPDGFGTAFLAQRLGQLTERHRDLSIQLVPVPRSFSLSRREADIAITVERPTEGRLVASKLVDYSLGLYASKTYAETHGLPADAAALAAHRLVGYVGDLTISPSLDYAAEFDPAWSARFQISSALGQTEAVRAGAGIGILHTFIARMHPELVPVPAAPPIRRAYWLVYHETVRPLRRIQAVAAFIGAEVEKARGLFV; this is encoded by the coding sequence ATGAACTGGGACGACGTGCGGATCTTCCTGGCGGTCGCGCGCGCGGGGCAGATCCTCGGCGCCGCGCGCCGTCTGGAGCTGAACCACGCGACCGTGTCGCGGCGGGTGGCGGCGCTGGAGGACAGTCTCAAGACCAAGCTGTTCCGCAGGCTGACCACCGGCAGCGAGCTGACGCAGGCGGGCGAGCGCTTCCTGGCCGTGGCCGAGCGGATGGAAGCCGACATGATCGCCGCCCGCGCGGAACTGGCCGGGGAGGGCGACGCGGTGTCCGGCATCGTGCGGATCGGCGCGCCCGACGGCTTCGGCACCGCCTTCCTGGCGCAGCGGCTCGGCCAGCTGACCGAACGCCACCGCGACCTGTCGATCCAGCTCGTGCCGGTGCCGCGCTCCTTCTCGCTGTCGCGCCGCGAGGCCGACATCGCCATCACCGTCGAGCGCCCGACCGAGGGGCGGCTGGTCGCCTCCAAGCTGGTCGACTATTCGCTCGGGCTCTATGCGTCGAAAACCTATGCGGAGACGCACGGCCTGCCTGCCGACGCCGCCGCGCTGGCGGCGCACCGGCTGGTCGGCTATGTCGGCGACCTGACGATCAGCCCCAGCCTCGACTACGCGGCCGAGTTCGATCCCGCCTGGTCCGCCCGGTTCCAGATCTCGTCGGCGCTCGGCCAGACGGAAGCGGTGCGGGCAGGCGCGGGGATCGGCATCCTGCACACCTTCATCGCCCGGATGCATCCCGAACTCGTGCCGGTTCCGGCCGCACCGCCGATCCGGCGCGCCTACTGGCTGGTCTACCACGAGACGGTGCGGCCGCTGCGGCGCATCCAGGCGGTCGCGGCCTTCATCGGCGCAGAGGTGGAGAAGGCGCGCGGCCTTTTCGTCTGA
- a CDS encoding MarR family winged helix-turn-helix transcriptional regulator gives MTLPADPDSLGFLISDVARLVRAEIERRIAAAGVAVTPGEGRALANIARCGVVRQNVLAERMGVEAMTLSGYLDRLEGRGLVTRAADPADRRAKLVELTPEAEDVLAEVRSIGAAIRQDLTRTLGAERWNELIGLLKALREDLSAMKGEAPRPGEPA, from the coding sequence ATGACCCTGCCTGCCGATCCCGATTCGCTCGGGTTTCTGATTTCCGACGTCGCGCGCCTCGTTCGCGCCGAGATCGAGCGTCGCATCGCGGCCGCCGGCGTGGCGGTGACGCCGGGAGAAGGACGGGCACTCGCCAACATCGCGCGCTGCGGCGTCGTGCGCCAGAACGTGCTCGCCGAGCGGATGGGCGTCGAGGCGATGACGCTGTCGGGCTATCTCGACCGGCTCGAAGGCCGCGGGCTCGTGACCCGGGCGGCAGATCCGGCCGATCGCCGTGCGAAGCTGGTGGAACTGACGCCCGAGGCCGAGGACGTGCTCGCCGAAGTGCGTTCGATCGGCGCGGCTATCCGCCAGGACCTGACCCGCACCCTGGGCGCCGAGCGGTGGAACGAGCTGATCGGCCTGCTGAAGGCGCTGCGCGAGGATCTGTCCGCAATGAAGGGCGAAGCGCCGCGGCCGGGAGAACCGGCGTGA
- a CDS encoding aldo/keto reductase, translated as MKRRALGRNGPMVGAVGLGCMSFAGAYGPADRRESLAVLERALDLGVTHLDTAIIYGNGLSEEIIGAFVRDHPGRFTIATKAGIRTQPTRHFDNKPGYLREALEGSLKRLGVEHVELFYLHRRDQEVPIEDAMETLVRFKEEGKIGGIGLSEIAPSTLERACAVHPVMAVQNEYSLWTRLPELGLIQACERLGVAFVPFSPVGRGIFSDAPVDPSTFGETDFRKANPRFMEPNFSANARFVDRFRAFAQERGWSVPALAIAWTLHRGDHLIPIPGTRTVRHLEQDAAAADIVLTAEDMAAIERILPAGFAHGPRYSDAQAVGPESYC; from the coding sequence ATGAAACGGCGCGCACTCGGCAGGAACGGTCCCATGGTCGGCGCGGTCGGCCTCGGATGCATGAGCTTCGCGGGCGCCTACGGCCCGGCCGACCGGCGCGAGAGCCTGGCTGTCCTGGAGCGGGCGCTCGATCTCGGCGTCACCCATCTCGACACGGCCATCATCTACGGCAACGGCCTGTCCGAGGAGATCATCGGCGCGTTCGTCCGCGATCATCCCGGCCGCTTCACCATCGCCACCAAGGCCGGCATCCGCACGCAGCCGACCCGCCACTTCGACAACAAGCCCGGCTACCTTCGGGAGGCGCTGGAAGGCTCGCTGAAGCGGCTCGGCGTCGAGCACGTCGAGCTGTTCTACCTGCACCGCCGCGACCAGGAGGTGCCGATCGAGGACGCGATGGAGACGCTCGTCCGCTTCAAGGAGGAAGGCAAGATCGGCGGCATCGGCTTGTCGGAGATCGCTCCCTCCACGCTGGAGCGCGCCTGCGCGGTGCATCCCGTGATGGCCGTTCAGAACGAGTATTCGCTGTGGACGCGCCTGCCCGAACTCGGCCTCATCCAGGCGTGCGAGCGGCTGGGCGTGGCCTTCGTCCCCTTCTCGCCCGTCGGGCGCGGCATCTTCTCGGATGCGCCGGTCGATCCGTCGACCTTCGGCGAGACCGACTTCCGGAAGGCCAATCCGCGCTTCATGGAGCCGAACTTCTCCGCCAATGCCCGCTTCGTCGACCGCTTCCGCGCCTTCGCGCAGGAGCGCGGCTGGTCGGTCCCGGCGCTCGCCATCGCCTGGACGCTGCACCGCGGCGACCACCTGATCCCCATCCCGGGCACCCGCACCGTCCGCCACCTGGAGCAGGACGCCGCCGCAGCCGACATCGTTCTCACCGCGGAGGACATGGCCGCGATCGAGCGCATCCTGCCGGCGGGCTTCGCCCACGGCCCGCGCTATTCGGACGCGCAGGCGGTCGGACCCGAGAGCTACTGCTGA
- a CDS encoding type II toxin-antitoxin system VapC family toxin, whose protein sequence is MPVVVDASVAYHWTIPTDHTAAAVSLLSTKVGLIAPDLIIPEVSNALFTTANRAPEFAQRIVDGIEFLPRWFSEIAPTSPLRFEAWRLASDLRHPVYDCFYLALAVQRGVKMITLDTHFIRKVEQNPALADTVLHIDEHLRA, encoded by the coding sequence GTGCCGGTCGTCGTCGATGCAAGTGTCGCATACCACTGGACCATCCCTACCGACCATACCGCGGCGGCTGTCAGCCTGCTTTCGACGAAGGTTGGACTGATCGCTCCCGACCTGATCATTCCCGAGGTGTCGAATGCCCTGTTCACGACGGCGAACCGCGCCCCCGAATTCGCGCAGCGGATCGTCGACGGCATCGAATTCCTTCCGCGCTGGTTCAGCGAAATCGCCCCGACGTCGCCGCTGCGCTTCGAGGCCTGGAGATTGGCGAGTGATCTGAGACATCCGGTCTACGACTGCTTCTACCTGGCGCTCGCCGTTCAACGCGGCGTGAAGATGATCACGCTGGACACCCACTTCATTCGTAAGGTTGAACAAAATCCCGCGTTGGCCGATACCGTCCTGCATATCGACGAACACCTGCGCGCCTGA
- the typA gene encoding translational GTPase TypA, with protein sequence MNLRNIAIIAHVDHGKTTLVDNLLKQSGSFRENQRVAERAMDSNDLEKERGITILAKATSVEWKDTRINIVDTPGHADFGGEVERILSMVDSAIVLVDAAEGPMPQTKFVVGKALKVGLRPIVVINKIDRPDARHVEVVNEVFDLFAALDATDEQLDFPILYGSGRDGWVAANPEGPKDQGLGPLFDLVVRHVPAPTVHPGPFRMIGTLLEANPFLGRIITGRIESGSLKPNQAVKVLARDGSLVENGRVSKILAFRGLERQPIDEAQAGDIVAIAGLSKGTVADTFCDPAVSEPLQAQPIDPPTVTMSFIVNDSPLAGTEGDKVTSRVIRDRLLREAEGNVALKIEESSEKDSFFVSGRGELQLAVLIETMRREGFEIAVSRPRVVMQKDESGQLLEPIEEVVIDVDEEHAGVVVQKMSERKADMVELRPSGGNRQRLVFHAPTRGLIGYQSELLTDTRGTAVMNRLFHSYQPYKGELPGRTNGVLISNEQGESVAYAMWNLEDRGPMVIDPGVKVYQGMIIGIHSRDNDLEVNVLKGKKLTNIRAAGKDEAVKLTPPIRMTLERALAWIQDDELVEVTPKSIRLRKLYLDPNERKRFEKQRSAGAA encoded by the coding sequence ATGAACCTCCGCAACATCGCGATCATCGCGCACGTCGACCATGGCAAGACCACGCTCGTCGACAATCTCCTCAAGCAATCCGGTTCGTTCCGCGAGAACCAGCGCGTGGCCGAGCGCGCCATGGATTCCAACGACCTCGAGAAGGAACGCGGCATCACCATCCTCGCCAAGGCCACCTCGGTCGAATGGAAGGATACCCGCATCAACATCGTCGACACGCCCGGCCACGCCGACTTCGGCGGCGAGGTGGAGCGCATCCTTTCGATGGTGGATTCGGCCATCGTGCTGGTCGATGCCGCGGAAGGCCCGATGCCGCAGACCAAGTTCGTCGTCGGCAAGGCGCTCAAGGTCGGGCTGCGTCCGATCGTCGTCATCAACAAGATCGACCGGCCCGATGCCCGCCATGTCGAGGTGGTCAACGAGGTGTTCGATCTCTTCGCGGCGCTCGACGCAACCGACGAGCAGCTCGACTTCCCGATCCTCTACGGCTCCGGCCGCGACGGCTGGGTGGCTGCGAATCCCGAGGGGCCGAAGGACCAGGGCCTCGGTCCGCTGTTCGACCTCGTGGTCAGGCACGTGCCGGCACCGACCGTCCATCCCGGCCCGTTCCGGATGATCGGCACCCTGCTCGAGGCCAACCCCTTCCTCGGCCGCATCATCACCGGCCGCATCGAGTCCGGCTCGCTGAAGCCGAACCAGGCCGTGAAGGTCCTGGCGCGTGACGGCTCGCTCGTCGAGAACGGCCGCGTCTCCAAGATCCTCGCCTTCCGCGGCCTCGAGCGCCAGCCGATCGACGAGGCGCAGGCGGGCGACATCGTCGCCATCGCCGGCCTGTCCAAGGGCACCGTCGCCGACACGTTCTGCGACCCGGCCGTCAGCGAGCCGCTGCAGGCGCAGCCGATCGATCCGCCGACGGTCACCATGTCCTTCATCGTCAACGACAGCCCGCTCGCCGGCACCGAGGGCGACAAGGTGACGAGCCGCGTCATCCGCGACCGGCTGCTGCGCGAGGCCGAGGGCAACGTCGCGCTGAAGATCGAGGAATCCTCCGAGAAGGACTCCTTCTTCGTGTCGGGCCGCGGCGAACTGCAGCTCGCCGTGCTGATCGAGACCATGCGCCGCGAGGGCTTCGAGATCGCCGTCTCGCGGCCCCGCGTCGTCATGCAGAAGGACGAGAGCGGCCAGCTGCTCGAGCCCATCGAGGAAGTCGTCATCGACGTCGACGAGGAGCATGCCGGCGTCGTCGTCCAGAAGATGAGCGAGCGCAAGGCCGACATGGTCGAGCTGCGCCCCTCCGGCGGCAATCGCCAGCGTCTCGTCTTTCATGCTCCGACCCGCGGCCTGATCGGCTACCAGTCGGAACTCCTGACCGACACGCGCGGCACCGCGGTGATGAACAGGCTCTTTCACTCCTACCAGCCCTACAAGGGCGAATTGCCTGGCCGCACCAACGGCGTGCTGATCTCCAACGAGCAGGGCGAGAGCGTGGCCTACGCCATGTGGAACCTGGAAGACCGCGGTCCGATGGTCATCGACCCGGGCGTCAAGGTCTACCAGGGCATGATCATCGGCATCCACTCCCGAGACAACGACCTCGAAGTGAACGTGCTGAAGGGCAAGAAGCTCACCAACATCCGCGCCGCCGGCAAGGACGAAGCCGTCAAGCTCACCCCGCCGATCCGCATGACGCTGGAGCGCGCGCTGGCCTGGATTCAGGACGACGAGCTGGTCGAGGTGACGCCGAAGTCGATCCGGCTGCGCAAGCTCTATCTGGATCCGAACGAGCGCAAGCGCTTCGAGAAGCAGCGGTCGGCCGGCGCGGCGTAA
- a CDS encoding M3 family metallopeptidase: MTDTASAPVPSPLVRWTGPMGLPDFAQITDDAFEAAFDAGFSAHAAEIEAIAADAAAPTVANTLAALERAGEALSRVSAIFWCKAGADTNDTIQALERAVSPRMARHYSAIGMNERLFARIDDLYARRADLDLDPETARVLELTWKGFVRSGAKLGDADKQRLAAINEELASLGARFGQNVLADERSWALFLGQDDLAGLPDSLRRAMAEAAAARGREGAFAVTLSRSIMEPFLTFSDRRDLRETAFRAFVARGENGGDTDNRGIVAEMLRLRQEKARLLGYPSYAAFKLDNTMAKTPDAVSRLLDPVWEKALEKAAADQAELTRIAVAGGLNAPLAPWDWRYYQEKLRAERYAFDEQQLKPYFRLDNVIAACFDVAGRLFGLGFEERQGIAAWHPDVRVFEVKNADGTRRAVFLADYFNRPSKRSGAWMSSLRGGWSLGDGSSPIIYNVMNFAKAPKGEAALLSIDEARTLFHEFGHALHGMLSEVVWPSVSGTGVPRDFVELPSQLYEHWLTVPDVLEKHARHAETGKPMPRDLMERMEASRTFGAGFATVEFAASALIDMAYHSAAEAPADPIVFERETLARLKMPDAIAMRHRTPHFAHVFSGDGYSAGYYSYMWSEVLDADAFSAFEETGDPFDPETAARLRRHVYSAGGSRDPEELYTAFRGKMPSPEAMMRKRGLA; this comes from the coding sequence ATGACCGACACCGCGTCCGCGCCCGTCCCCTCTCCGCTCGTCCGCTGGACCGGCCCGATGGGACTTCCGGACTTCGCGCAGATCACCGACGACGCCTTCGAGGCTGCCTTCGACGCGGGCTTTTCGGCGCATGCGGCCGAGATCGAGGCCATCGCGGCCGACGCGGCGGCACCGACCGTCGCCAACACGCTCGCTGCGCTCGAACGCGCCGGTGAAGCGCTCAGCCGCGTCTCGGCGATCTTCTGGTGCAAGGCGGGCGCCGATACGAACGATACGATCCAGGCCCTGGAGCGCGCCGTTTCGCCGCGCATGGCGCGGCATTATTCCGCGATCGGCATGAACGAACGGCTCTTCGCCCGGATCGACGACCTCTACGCGCGCCGCGCCGACCTCGATCTCGACCCCGAGACCGCCCGCGTGCTGGAACTCACCTGGAAGGGCTTCGTCCGGTCCGGCGCGAAGCTGGGTGACGCCGACAAGCAGCGTCTCGCCGCCATCAACGAGGAACTGGCCTCGCTCGGCGCCCGCTTCGGCCAGAACGTGCTCGCCGACGAGCGCTCCTGGGCGCTGTTCCTCGGGCAAGACGATCTCGCGGGCCTGCCGGACTCGCTGCGCCGCGCCATGGCCGAGGCGGCGGCCGCGCGCGGCCGCGAGGGCGCCTTCGCCGTGACGCTGTCGCGATCCATCATGGAGCCCTTCCTCACCTTCTCCGATCGCCGCGACCTGCGCGAGACGGCCTTCCGTGCCTTCGTGGCGCGCGGCGAGAACGGCGGCGACACCGACAATCGCGGCATCGTGGCCGAGATGCTGCGGCTGCGGCAGGAGAAGGCCCGGCTGCTCGGCTATCCGTCCTATGCCGCGTTCAAGCTCGACAACACCATGGCCAAGACGCCAGACGCCGTGTCGCGCCTGCTCGACCCGGTCTGGGAAAAGGCGCTGGAGAAGGCTGCTGCGGACCAGGCCGAACTGACGCGGATCGCGGTCGCGGGCGGCCTCAACGCGCCCCTCGCGCCCTGGGACTGGCGCTACTACCAGGAGAAGCTGCGCGCGGAACGCTATGCCTTCGACGAGCAGCAGCTGAAGCCCTATTTCCGGCTCGACAACGTCATCGCCGCCTGTTTCGACGTCGCCGGCCGCCTCTTCGGCCTCGGCTTCGAGGAGAGGCAGGGCATCGCCGCCTGGCATCCCGACGTGCGCGTCTTCGAGGTGAAGAATGCCGACGGCACCCGTCGCGCCGTCTTCCTTGCCGACTATTTCAACCGCCCGTCCAAGCGCTCCGGCGCCTGGATGAGTTCGCTGCGCGGCGGCTGGTCGCTCGGCGACGGATCGAGCCCCATCATCTACAACGTCATGAATTTCGCCAAGGCGCCGAAGGGCGAGGCGGCGCTGCTCTCGATCGACGAGGCGCGGACCCTGTTCCACGAGTTCGGCCACGCGCTGCACGGCATGCTGAGCGAGGTCGTCTGGCCCTCGGTCTCCGGCACCGGCGTCCCGCGCGACTTCGTCGAACTGCCCTCGCAGCTCTACGAGCACTGGCTGACCGTTCCCGACGTCCTCGAGAAGCATGCCCGCCACGCCGAAACCGGCAAGCCGATGCCGCGCGACCTGATGGAGCGGATGGAAGCCTCGAGAACCTTCGGCGCCGGCTTCGCGACCGTGGAGTTCGCCGCCTCCGCGCTGATCGACATGGCCTACCACTCCGCCGCAGAAGCGCCCGCGGACCCGATCGTCTTCGAGCGGGAGACGCTGGCGCGGCTGAAGATGCCGGACGCCATCGCCATGCGCCACCGCACGCCGCACTTCGCGCATGTGTTCTCCGGCGACGGCTATTCGGCCGGCTACTATTCCTACATGTGGTCGGAGGTGCTGGACGCCGATGCGTTCTCGGCCTTCGAGGAGACCGGCGACCCCTTCGACCCGGAAACGGCGGCGCGGCTGCGCAGGCACGTCTATTCCGCGGGCGGATCGCGCGATCCCGAGGAGCTCTACACCGCCTTCCGCGGCAAGATGCCGTCGCCGGAGGCGATGATGCGCAAGCGCGGCCTCGCCTGA
- a CDS encoding FitA-like ribbon-helix-helix domain-containing protein — MGDILIRNLDDEVMASFEWRARMSGRSLEETIRVALAAAAPLTSEERVALSERLREGMPKMDNDVLRYIRMGRDDMIEPDAPLDPEG, encoded by the coding sequence ATGGGCGACATTCTGATCAGGAACCTCGACGACGAGGTCATGGCGAGCTTCGAATGGCGCGCGCGCATGTCCGGCCGCTCGCTGGAAGAGACCATCCGGGTCGCGCTGGCCGCCGCCGCGCCGCTCACGTCCGAAGAGCGCGTCGCGCTTTCGGAACGTCTGCGTGAGGGGATGCCGAAGATGGACAACGACGTTCTTCGCTATATCCGCATGGGCCGTGACGACATGATTGAACCGGATGCCCCCCTTGATCCGGAAGGATAG